A stretch of the Malus domestica chromosome 08, GDT2T_hap1 genome encodes the following:
- the LOC114826309 gene encoding uncharacterized protein, translating to MLEDMLRSSVLQFGDAWHKHLDLMEFAYNNSYHSSIGMSPFEALYGKSCRTLLCWLKVGEKVLVGPEIVDETTHNIQVIKSNLKAAQDRHKSLADKHAMDTVYKVIDWVFLKLSPWKWLELPPELSKVQDVFHVSMLRHHVSDPSHVIPPQPLEINPDLTYDKEPVMILDWKDKVLRNKTVRLVKVLWRNHSVEEATWETEDRMRDMYPRLFYEY from the exons ATGTTGgaggatatgctgagatcttctGTATTGCAGTTTGGCGACGCTTGGCATAAGCATTTAgatttgatggaatttgcctacaataacAGCTACCATTcaagcattggtatgtcacctttTGAGGCACTCTATGGTAAGTCTTGTCGGACTCTTTTATGCTGGTTAAAGGTTGGTGAAAAAGTTTTGGTTGGACCTGAGATTGTAGATGAGACTACACATAATATTCAAGTAATTAAATCTAACttgaaagcggcccaggatcgacatAAGAGTCTAGCGGATAAACATGCCATGGATACAGTGTATAAAGTTATagattgggtatttctgaagctatcaccgTGGAAATG gcttgagttgcctcctgAATTATCTAAGGTGCAGGATGTTTTtcatgtctctatgcttcgCCATCATGTCTCAGATCCATCACATGTGATACCTCCTCAACCACTGGAAATTAATCCAGATTTGACATATGACAAGGAGCCGGTGATGATTTtagattggaaggataaggttcTGAGGAATAAAACTGTGCGCTTAGTGAAAGTTTTGTGGAGGAATCATTCGGTGGAGGAAGCCACTTGGGAAACGGAGGATCGTATGAGAGATATGTATCCACGCTTGTTTTATGAATATTAG